One window from the genome of Corvus moneduloides isolate bCorMon1 chromosome 9, bCorMon1.pri, whole genome shotgun sequence encodes:
- the GADD45A gene encoding growth arrest and DNA damage-inducible protein GADD45 alpha has product MTLEELPGERRAAGRMEQAGDALEEVLSKALSQRSLTLGVYEAAKLLNVDPDNVVLCLLAAEEEEAGDAALQIHFTLLRAFCCENDINILRVSNPARLAQLLLPAAGPDPPADLHCVLVTNPQASQWKDPALSQLMCFCRESRYLDQWVPVINLPER; this is encoded by the exons ATGACTCTGGAGGAGCTGCCCGGGGAGCGCCGCGCCGCCGGGAG GATGGAGCAGGCGGGGGACGCGCTCGAGGAGGTGCTGAGCAAGGCGCTGAGCCAGCGGAGCCTCACCCTCGGCGTCTACGAGGCGGCCAAGCTGCTCAACGT GGACCCCGATAACGtggtgctgtgcctgctggcggccgaggaggaggaggcgggggACGCGGCGCTGCAGATCCACTTCACTCTGCTGCGGGCCTTCTGCTGCGAGAACGACATCAACATCCTGCGCGTCAGCAACCCGGCGCGCCTGgcgcagctgctgctgcccgccGCGGGCCCCGACCCGCCCGCGGACCTGCACTGCGTGCTCGTCACG AACCCGCAGGCCTCGCAGTGGAAGGATCCAGCGCTGAGTCAGCTGATGTGTTTCTGCCGGGAGAGCCGGTACCTGGACCAGTGGGTGCCGGTGATCAACCTCCCGGAGCGGTGA
- the GNG12 gene encoding guanine nucleotide-binding protein G(I)/G(S)/G(O) subunit gamma-12, which translates to MSGKTATTTNNIAQARRTVQQLRIEASIERIKVSKASADLMLYCEEHAKKDPLLMGIPASENPFKDKKTCILL; encoded by the exons ATGTCTGGCAAAACAGCCACCACGACCAACAACATCGCTCAGGCCCGCAGGACcgtgcagcagctcaggataGAAGCCTCCATAGAGAGGATAAAG GTGTCCAAAGCCTCGGCAGACCTCATGCTGTACTGTGAGGAGCACGCCAAGAAGGACCCGTTGCTCATGGGAATTCCAGCTTCTGAGAACCCTTTCAAGGACAAGAAAACCTGCATTTTGTTATAG